The genomic segment CATCTATGATCCGTCCGTCGACCCGACCGCGCTGCGCCGCGCTGTCGGCATGGTCTTTCAGCGGCCCAACCCGTTCCCCACGATGTCGATCTTCGACAACGTGGTCTCCGGCGTTCGGCTCGTCGGGGGGACACGGCGTGGTAGTCTTCAAGAGATCGCCGAGCGAAGTCTGCGTCGGGCGGCCCTGTGGGACGAGGTGAAGGATTCGCTGAAGCGGTCGGCAATCGGCCTCTCCGGGGGGCAGCAACAGCGCCTGTGCATCGCGCGGGCGCTGGCGGTCGAGCCGCGGGTCCTCCTGATGGACGAGCCGTGCTCGGCGCTCGATCCGATTGCGACCCTGCGCATCGAAGAGCTGATTCGCTCGCTTCAGGAAGAGATCACCATTGTGATCGTCACGCACAACATGCAGCAGGCCGCGCGCGTGTCCGATCGCACCGCGTTCATGCTGGCAGGGGAGGAGCGAATCGGCAGGCTCATCGAGGTCGGCCCAACGTCTCTGATCTTCACGAACCCGCAGGACCATCGGACCGAGGACTACATCACGGGCCGGTTCGGATAGGGACAGGGCGGCCACGGAGGCGCACATGCGGACACGAAGCACGTTTGATCGCGAGATCAAGCTCCTCGAAGACGAGCTGCTCGCCGCGGGCAGCATGGTCGAGAAGCAGATCGAGCGCGCCATGATCGCCCTGCGAAACCTGGATCACAATCTCGCGCGGCGCGTGATCGATCAAGACGCCGAGATCGACCGCCTCCGCTACACGATCGAGGAGCTGGCGATCCAGATCATCGCGACGCAGCAACCCATGGCGTCCGATCTCCGGGTCATCATCGCCGCGCTCAGCATGATCGTGGACATGGAGCGGATGGGTGATCATGCCGAAGGTATCGCCAAGATCGTCCTCATGCACGCGGACCAGCCGCTCTTGAAGCCCCTGGTAGATCTGCCGCGCATGGCCGAGATCGCGACCGGCATGCTCCGGCGCTCGCTGGACGCCTTTGTCGCGCGCGACGTCGAGGGTGCCCGCCGGGTAATGGCGCAGGACGATGAGATCGACTCCCTCTACGACCAGGTCTATCGCGAGCTGCTGACCTATATGTTGAACGACCCGCGCACGATCGACCGCGCGACGTGGCTCCTCTGGGCCGCGCACAACCTCGAACGCATCGCCGACCGCGCGACCAACATCGCGGAGCGCGTCATTTTCCTGGTCACCGGACACATGGAGGACGCGAACGCGCAGCGTTAGGCATCCTTGATGCAGATCCTCGTCGTCGACGACGAGCCGAGCCTCGTCCAAACCATCGCCTATGCACTCCGAAAGGAGGGCTACGAGGTGGTGACCGCGGCCGACGGGGCGGTTGGCCTGGAGATCGTTCGGCAGAGCCAGCCCAACCTCATCGTCCTGGACCTCATGCTCCCCGGTGTCGACGGACTCGAGGTGTGTCGACGAATTCGGCGCGTCAGCTCAGTGCCGATCATCATGCTGACCGCACGGGCTGAGGAAGTGGATCGCGTCATCGGCCTGGAGGTGGGCGCCGACGATTACCTCACCAAGCCCTTCAGCGTGCGCGAGCTCGTGGCGCGGATCCGCGCGCAGCTTCGGCGGTACGAGCTGGTCCGCGAGGAGGTGACCTCGAGCGGGGGTGACCTATCGACTCCCGACGTGCTGGACGCGGGCAACCTGCACATCGACGTCCGCGCCCACCGGGTAACCCGGGACGACGAGCTGATCCCCCTCACGCCCAAGGAGTTCGACCTCTTGATCGCCCTCGTTCGCAATCGTGGCAAGGTCCTCTCGGCCGCCCGACTCTTGGAAACCGTCTGGGGGTACACCGACCCAGACACGCGCACCGTCACCGTCCACATCCGGAGTCTGCGCAGCAAGATCGAGGCGGACCCGTCGAACCCGACGCGTATCGAGACGGTGCGCGGGGTCGGCTACCGATATCGAAAGTAGCTGGTGGCGTGCGTTCGTCGACTCGGGCTGTCCGCATGCGCTTCGCGCTTGCGTTCGCCATCCTTCCACTTATCGCGGCTGTCGTGGTCGGCGCGATGTCTCGGGCGACCAATGGAGGATCAGGGCAACGCAGCGAACGTCCGCAGTACGACCATATCTTCGTGATCGTGGAGGAAAACGAGGAGGCTAGCAGCGTCATCGGCAATGCCAACGCGCCGACGTTCAACCAGTTGGGGCGGCGGTACGGGACCGCCACCAACTATTTCGGCGTCATCCATCCTAGCGAGGGCAACTACGTTGCGCTCACCGATGCGGATGCCCATGGCATTACCGACGATCACTCGTACTCCACACACCAGTTCAACAACCCGTCGCTCGTCAGTCGACTGGAGGCGGCCGGCCTCACGTGGAAGGGCTACTTCCAGAGCCTGCCGAGCCCGGGGTTTACCGGACCGTGCTGGCCCGACTCGTCGCGTTGCCTCTACGCTTCCAAGCACAACGGCTTCATGAACTTCTCGCAGATCTCGGGGAACGCAGCGGAGCTGCAGAAGATAGTCCCAGACACCGTGCTCGTGGACGATCTCGCTCAAGGGACCCTCCCGAATTACAGCTTCATCGTTCCCGACCAGTGCCATGACATGCACGGGCTCGGCATGTGCCCGGACCTCCAGACGAACGTCGCAGTCGCAGACGATTACCTCAAAACGATTGTCGAGGCCATCACGGGGTCTCAAGCCTGGGCCACTGGCCGAAACGCGATCGCCATCACGTTCGACGAAGGCGACTCCAACTTGGGCTGCTGCGACGCCGTCCCGGGTGGCGGCCAGATCCTCACCATCGTGATCACCAACCGTCAGACCGCGCCGATTCAGGATCCGACCCCTTACAATCACTACTCCCTGGTGGCAACCATCGAGAAGGCGTTTGGTGTCCCATGCACGCAGTTCGCCTGCGATACGGCGAACGTCCCGACGATGGACACGCTCTTCGAACTGAACTGAACGCCAGCGAGCCGGGCCATCACCGGCCACTGGAATGCGTTTACCCCTCTGTAACCGCCCATGACCATGTCGGTAGCCGCCGCGCGCCATGATCCAAGCCTGGGGCGAAGCATGGCGCTCGCCACGTCGAGCCCCGCGGCGACAGGCTGGAGGACTATGGAGGAGACCATGAGCGCGTACCAACCAGTCGATCCCTTCCTGCGACTCACCGTGGGCGTGCCGATCTACACGGACGACGGACAGAAGATCGGGACCGTGAAGGAGATCCGCGGACGCAGCTTCAAGGTGCAGACAGGGCTGCTCCAGAGGGATTACTGGCTGTCGGCCGACTGCCTCGATTCCGCGACTGCCGGCGAGCCTGCCATCCTCCGTGTTGCGAAGGATGAGCTGGACCGGTTCAAGGAAGACGAGGCGCCTGAAGCCGCAGCCTAATTGCAGACCCGGGATTTGGCTCACCGTACCGATCCCACCGCGGACTCGGCGACACGGAAACCACGCGTGGCGTACACTTCCGACGGCCGGTGACGGCCTTCCACCGACATCCGAGCACAAAAGGCGCACGCCACGACCGCATCCCCTCCACACAAGCCCAGCGGGACACGCTCACGGACATGGCCGCGGCAGCGGGCGGCGCGCGTGCTTCGGGCCACTCCGCAACAAGGGACGTGGCCGTTGCCGTTCCAACGCGCGTGGAACTGGTTTGACCGTTTGGGCGATCTTCAGACCGCCGCGCTGCTGGTATTCGCGGTGATCGGGCTGGGGTGCTTGAGCGTGCCGCTTTTCTCAATCGGTTTGTCCGAGCCCACGTACTCAGCCACACCAGTGGAAACGATTCGCGCAGCGGCAAGTCCAGCGGCGCCGTTCGCGACGCCGACGGCGCAGGTCGAGGTGCGTGCCAAGACCGCCCCGATCGGCGTGAATCTCCGCCGGGCGCCAAGCCCGAAGGCCGCATTGATCGTCA from the Chloroflexota bacterium genome contains:
- the phoU gene encoding phosphate signaling complex protein PhoU, translating into MRTRSTFDREIKLLEDELLAAGSMVEKQIERAMIALRNLDHNLARRVIDQDAEIDRLRYTIEELAIQIIATQQPMASDLRVIIAALSMIVDMERMGDHAEGIAKIVLMHADQPLLKPLVDLPRMAEIATGMLRRSLDAFVARDVEGARRVMAQDDEIDSLYDQVYRELLTYMLNDPRTIDRATWLLWAAHNLERIADRATNIAERVIFLVTGHMEDANAQR
- a CDS encoding response regulator transcription factor, with product MQILVVDDEPSLVQTIAYALRKEGYEVVTAADGAVGLEIVRQSQPNLIVLDLMLPGVDGLEVCRRIRRVSSVPIIMLTARAEEVDRVIGLEVGADDYLTKPFSVRELVARIRAQLRRYELVREEVTSSGGDLSTPDVLDAGNLHIDVRAHRVTRDDELIPLTPKEFDLLIALVRNRGKVLSAARLLETVWGYTDPDTRTVTVHIRSLRSKIEADPSNPTRIETVRGVGYRYRK
- a CDS encoding alkaline phosphatase family protein, which encodes MRFALAFAILPLIAAVVVGAMSRATNGGSGQRSERPQYDHIFVIVEENEEASSVIGNANAPTFNQLGRRYGTATNYFGVIHPSEGNYVALTDADAHGITDDHSYSTHQFNNPSLVSRLEAAGLTWKGYFQSLPSPGFTGPCWPDSSRCLYASKHNGFMNFSQISGNAAELQKIVPDTVLVDDLAQGTLPNYSFIVPDQCHDMHGLGMCPDLQTNVAVADDYLKTIVEAITGSQAWATGRNAIAITFDEGDSNLGCCDAVPGGGQILTIVITNRQTAPIQDPTPYNHYSLVATIEKAFGVPCTQFACDTANVPTMDTLFELN
- a CDS encoding SH3 domain-containing protein gives rise to the protein MPFQRAWNWFDRLGDLQTAALLVFAVIGLGCLSVPLFSIGLSEPTYSATPVETIRAAASPAAPFATPTAQVEVRAKTAPIGVNLRRAPSPKAALIVTLPPSTEVEILGDPTPGDDGLWQHVRTGDGLDGWMIASALE
- the pstB gene encoding phosphate ABC transporter ATP-binding protein PstB, producing MTQPAVRPWSAPTVAPPTPRAGSRAEDAISIDIRHLSAWYGKKQALDDISLGIFERQVTAIIGPSGCGKTTLIRCLNRMHEVAPQARVEGEVEFEGRDIYDPSVDPTALRRAVGMVFQRPNPFPTMSIFDNVVSGVRLVGGTRRGSLQEIAERSLRRAALWDEVKDSLKRSAIGLSGGQQQRLCIARALAVEPRVLLMDEPCSALDPIATLRIEELIRSLQEEITIVIVTHNMQQAARVSDRTAFMLAGEERIGRLIEVGPTSLIFTNPQDHRTEDYITGRFG